A single window of Microbispora hainanensis DNA harbors:
- a CDS encoding D-glycero-alpha-D-manno-heptose-1,7-bisphosphate 7-phosphatase, whose protein sequence is MSQPARPPAAVLFDRDGTLIHDVPYNTDPERVEPVAGAREVLDRLRAEGVKVGIVTNQSGVARGLIAPEALRAVNDRVDALLGPFDVWEICPHDDGDRCDCRKPAPGLVLRAARRLGVRPEDCVVIGDIGRDMEAARAAGARGVLVPTPVTLAEEVAAAPEVAPDLAAAVDLLLGGVPLTAEDGAGMTRADG, encoded by the coding sequence GTGTCCCAGCCCGCCCGTCCACCCGCCGCGGTGCTCTTCGACCGTGACGGAACGCTCATCCACGACGTTCCTTACAACACCGATCCTGAGCGGGTGGAGCCCGTCGCCGGGGCCCGGGAGGTGCTCGACCGGCTGCGCGCGGAAGGCGTCAAGGTCGGGATCGTGACCAACCAGTCGGGAGTCGCCAGGGGCCTGATCGCCCCGGAGGCCCTGCGCGCCGTGAACGACCGGGTGGACGCGCTGCTCGGCCCCTTCGACGTGTGGGAGATCTGCCCGCACGACGACGGCGACCGCTGCGACTGCCGCAAGCCCGCGCCCGGTCTCGTGCTGCGCGCGGCCCGGCGGCTCGGCGTACGCCCGGAGGACTGCGTGGTCATCGGCGACATCGGCCGCGACATGGAGGCGGCCCGCGCCGCCGGGGCCCGGGGCGTCCTCGTGCCGACCCCGGTGACGCTGGCGGAGGAGGTGGCGGCCGCCCCCGAGGTGGCGCCCGACCTCGCGGCGGCCGTCGATCTGCTGCTCGGGGGAGTTCCGCTCACGGCTGAGGATGGTGCGGGCATGACCAGGGCAGATGGGTGA
- a CDS encoding acyl carrier protein — protein MTRPEIVAAVVRSIGEVLQREISDVTEDTRLFDDLQLDSTSILELLMAVEDTMDVEIDPEGLDMDSFRTVGTLVDYLQGLVDLVATGNAG, from the coding sequence ATGACCCGACCCGAGATCGTCGCAGCCGTCGTCCGGTCCATCGGTGAGGTCCTCCAGCGGGAGATCTCCGACGTGACGGAGGACACCCGGCTGTTCGACGACCTCCAGCTGGACTCCACGTCGATCCTCGAACTGCTCATGGCCGTGGAGGACACAATGGACGTCGAGATCGACCCCGAGGGCCTGGACATGGACAGCTTCCGCACTGTCGGCACCCTGGTCGACTACCTCCAGGGGCTCGTGGACCTCGTCGCCACCGGAAACGCGGGCTGA
- a CDS encoding acyl-CoA dehydrogenase family protein: MSEPGRTASAYLPDTYGGRAGELEHFLREVARDLRGPGEELDADPGAVSRFLHLPAVRIQQHMLTPARYARDRDLLPRFVPAEASCAEWVLAAEWLAYGDPGMTLASPGPALSTAVLRALADEAQRDWFFTRTSDWPSWSFFALTEPGKGSAATELTARLDPAPGGDGWVLTGEKMYIGNGAHARAGVVFCRRAPGPWGIEAVMVDTGDPGFHAEMLPMTGLRGARISRLRFDGMYIPPERILGRDRPRSRRGLQGALQAMLWFRPSVAAFALGAGRAACDYVLEQRPALAGADRAQVDGLADRLRRLRRLLHEVAAEIDAGSPNTFRVSGVKMRAAHLAEDATMLAARLLGPASLVEHPWLDKLYRDVRAFEFMEGTGNVHRRGVFQGLLRDDYFTPRDRDVRPGRAVEGVI; this comes from the coding sequence ATGTCTGAGCCCGGCCGGACGGCCTCGGCGTATCTCCCGGACACGTACGGCGGACGGGCGGGCGAGCTCGAACATTTCCTCCGGGAGGTCGCGCGGGACCTGCGCGGACCGGGCGAGGAGCTCGACGCCGATCCGGGTGCCGTCTCCCGGTTCCTGCACCTGCCCGCGGTGCGGATCCAGCAGCACATGCTCACCCCGGCCCGGTATGCCCGCGACCGGGATCTCCTGCCGCGTTTCGTGCCCGCCGAGGCCTCGTGCGCGGAGTGGGTGCTCGCGGCGGAGTGGCTCGCGTACGGCGATCCGGGCATGACGCTGGCCAGCCCGGGTCCGGCCCTGTCGACCGCGGTCCTGCGGGCACTGGCCGACGAGGCGCAGCGCGACTGGTTCTTCACCAGGACCTCCGACTGGCCCTCGTGGTCCTTCTTCGCGCTGACCGAACCCGGGAAGGGCTCGGCGGCGACCGAGCTCACGGCCCGTCTCGATCCCGCCCCCGGCGGCGACGGCTGGGTGCTGACCGGAGAGAAGATGTACATCGGCAACGGCGCGCACGCGCGGGCCGGTGTGGTGTTCTGCCGGCGGGCTCCGGGACCGTGGGGCATCGAGGCCGTCATGGTGGACACCGGCGATCCCGGCTTCCACGCCGAGATGCTCCCGATGACCGGGTTGCGCGGCGCGCGGATCAGCCGGTTGAGGTTCGACGGCATGTACATTCCGCCCGAGCGGATACTCGGCCGCGACCGGCCGCGCAGCCGGCGCGGGCTGCAGGGAGCGCTGCAGGCCATGCTGTGGTTCCGGCCGAGTGTGGCGGCGTTCGCCCTGGGTGCCGGGCGGGCGGCCTGCGACTACGTGCTGGAGCAGCGCCCCGCGCTCGCCGGTGCGGACCGCGCCCAGGTCGACGGCCTGGCCGACCGGCTGCGGCGGCTGCGCCGCCTCCTCCACGAGGTGGCGGCGGAGATCGACGCCGGTTCGCCCAACACGTTCCGGGTCAGCGGCGTCAAGATGCGCGCCGCGCACCTCGCGGAGGACGCCACGATGCTGGCCGCCCGGCTGCTCGGCCCGGCGTCGCTGGTCGAGCATCCGTGGCTGGACAAGCTCTACCGGGACGTGCGCGCGTTCGAGTTCATGGAGGGCACCGGGAACGTCCACCGCCGCGGCGTCTTCCAGGGGCTGTTGAGGGACGACTATTTCACGCCGCGAGACCGGGACGTCCGTCCCGGACGTGCCGTCGAAGGGGTGATCTGA
- a CDS encoding carbamoyltransferase, with product MRFLGINAIFHDPAAALVVDGEVIAAAEEERFSRRKHGKRPVPFSAWELPELAAAWCLEQAGLRPEDLDGVAYSYDPELVVPGGPGQDGHWEDLRTAYARRAPTFLANALPGLDAAQVRFVPHHIAHAASAGLAAPHRESAVLVCDGRGEAVSHLAGHYRDGELTVLASQALPHSLGLMYEDLTQHLGFLRSSDEYKVMALASYGEPRFLREMRDLIYATGDGGFRVERIDWSVYAKALGKGEKWTADHADLAASVQIRLEEVLLDLARWLHERTGDRCLTMAGGVALNCVANTRLFAEGPFEEVWVQPAAGDSGTALGGALHLAQAGGDPVRPMPGADLGRSWTDEELGAWLDVARVPYERPADLAATLAAELAADRVIAWFQGRAEYGPRALGRRSLLAHPGNPRNTERLNDVKGREQFRPIAPMVLAERASMIFGRGPVPSPHMLFVHDVRPEWRDRIPAVVHVDGTARIQTVERGRDPLLARLLEEFEARTGLPVVVNTSLNTAGRPMADDPRDALECFGSAPVDVLVLGPYVVRRGAVFAG from the coding sequence ATGCGGTTCTTGGGGATAAACGCGATATTCCATGATCCAGCCGCCGCGCTGGTCGTGGATGGCGAGGTGATCGCCGCCGCAGAGGAAGAGCGCTTCAGCCGGCGCAAGCACGGCAAGCGCCCGGTGCCGTTCTCCGCCTGGGAGCTGCCGGAGCTGGCCGCCGCCTGGTGTCTCGAACAGGCCGGTCTGCGGCCCGAGGACCTCGACGGCGTCGCCTACTCCTACGACCCCGAGCTCGTGGTGCCCGGCGGACCGGGGCAGGACGGGCACTGGGAGGACCTGCGCACCGCCTACGCACGCCGCGCCCCCACCTTTCTCGCCAACGCGCTGCCCGGTCTCGACGCCGCCCAGGTGCGGTTCGTCCCCCACCACATCGCGCACGCGGCTTCGGCCGGGCTGGCCGCGCCCCATCGTGAGTCGGCGGTGCTGGTCTGCGACGGCCGCGGCGAGGCCGTCTCGCACCTGGCCGGGCACTACCGGGACGGCGAGCTGACCGTCCTGGCGAGCCAGGCGCTGCCGCACTCCCTCGGGCTGATGTACGAGGACCTCACCCAGCACCTCGGTTTCCTGCGCTCCAGCGACGAATACAAGGTGATGGCCCTCGCCTCATACGGCGAGCCGCGCTTCCTGCGCGAGATGCGCGACCTCATCTACGCCACGGGCGACGGCGGCTTCCGGGTCGAGCGGATCGACTGGAGCGTGTACGCCAAGGCGCTCGGCAAGGGCGAGAAGTGGACGGCCGACCACGCCGACCTCGCCGCGAGCGTGCAGATCCGGCTCGAAGAAGTGCTGCTCGACCTGGCGAGATGGCTGCACGAGCGCACCGGAGACCGCTGTCTCACGATGGCCGGGGGTGTGGCGCTCAACTGCGTGGCCAACACCCGCCTGTTCGCCGAGGGCCCGTTCGAGGAGGTGTGGGTGCAGCCCGCCGCGGGCGACTCGGGCACCGCGCTCGGGGGAGCGCTGCACCTCGCCCAGGCCGGCGGCGACCCCGTCAGGCCGATGCCCGGCGCCGACCTCGGGCGGAGCTGGACGGACGAGGAGCTGGGGGCGTGGCTCGACGTCGCGCGGGTGCCGTACGAGCGGCCCGCCGACCTCGCCGCGACCCTCGCCGCCGAGCTCGCGGCCGACCGCGTGATCGCCTGGTTCCAGGGGCGTGCCGAGTATGGCCCGCGCGCGCTCGGCCGCCGATCGCTGCTCGCACACCCGGGCAACCCCCGCAACACCGAGCGGCTCAACGACGTGAAGGGCCGCGAGCAGTTCCGCCCCATCGCCCCGATGGTGCTGGCGGAACGCGCCTCGATGATCTTCGGCAGGGGCCCGGTGCCGAGCCCGCACATGCTGTTCGTCCACGACGTGCGGCCGGAGTGGCGCGACCGCATCCCCGCCGTCGTGCACGTCGACGGCACGGCCCGGATCCAGACGGTCGAGCGCGGCCGAGACCCGCTGCTGGCCCGGCTGCTGGAGGAGTTCGAGGCGCGCACCGGGCTGCCCGTGGTGGTCAACACGAGCCTCAACACGGCCGGCCGCCCGATGGCGGACGACCCCCGCGACGCGCTGGAGTGCTTCGGCTCTGCCCCGGTGGACGTGCTCGTCCTCGGTCCGTACGTCGTGCGCAGGGGGGCGGTGTTCGCCGGATGA
- a CDS encoding holo-ACP synthase, whose protein sequence is MRVGVDLMSVGELERLRARRWFDGYAFAPAELSEAAGLSDARAREFLAGRFAAKEAVLKAFRMGLFQGVAPREIVVARASSGAPEVTLHGAARTAADAAGVRHLDVSITHKGDLVVAVAAGWS, encoded by the coding sequence ATGCGTGTCGGTGTCGACCTGATGTCCGTCGGCGAGCTGGAGCGGCTGCGCGCGCGCCGCTGGTTCGACGGCTACGCGTTCGCCCCGGCGGAGCTCTCGGAGGCCGCGGGTCTGTCGGACGCGCGCGCCAGAGAGTTCCTGGCCGGGCGGTTCGCCGCCAAGGAGGCCGTGCTCAAGGCGTTCCGGATGGGACTGTTCCAGGGCGTGGCGCCACGCGAGATCGTGGTCGCCCGCGCCTCTTCCGGAGCCCCCGAGGTCACGCTGCACGGCGCCGCCCGCACGGCCGCCGACGCCGCCGGGGTGCGCCATCTCGACGTCTCGATCACACACAAGGGCGACCTGGTCGTCGCGGTGGCGGCGGGCTGGTCATGA
- a CDS encoding glycosyltransferase, with translation MKIMVWHVHGSWTTSFVHGRHDYLVPLTPDRGPDGRGRADTYPWPGSVREVPYDRLAGEDVDVVVYQRPHELRLAREWLGRDVPGVYVEHNTPAGDVPKTRHVLADRDDIPIVHVTHFNDLFWDSGRAPTHVIEHGVVDPGHLYTGELARAGVVVNEPIRRWRVAGTDLLPTFAATAPLDVFGMKVTNLPAKLGLAGEMEAFEDLPQAAMHAELARRRVYLHPYRWTSLGLSLIEAMMIGMPVVALATTEAVEAVPPEAGVVSTKLPTLLRALHRFAAEPELAVQAGKAARSAALARYNLDRFLTDWDRLLGELVPG, from the coding sequence ATGAAGATCATGGTCTGGCACGTCCACGGCTCGTGGACCACCTCTTTCGTGCACGGGCGGCACGACTATCTGGTGCCGCTCACCCCCGATCGAGGTCCCGACGGGCGGGGCCGGGCCGACACCTATCCCTGGCCCGGCAGCGTACGCGAGGTGCCGTACGACCGGCTGGCCGGCGAGGACGTCGACGTGGTCGTCTACCAGCGGCCGCACGAGCTGCGCCTGGCCCGCGAGTGGCTGGGCCGCGACGTGCCGGGCGTCTACGTCGAGCACAACACGCCCGCGGGGGACGTGCCCAAGACCCGTCATGTGCTGGCCGACCGCGACGACATCCCGATCGTCCACGTCACCCACTTCAACGACCTGTTCTGGGACTCCGGCCGCGCCCCCACCCACGTGATCGAGCACGGCGTCGTCGATCCCGGCCACCTCTACACCGGCGAGCTGGCCCGGGCCGGCGTGGTCGTCAACGAGCCGATCAGGCGCTGGCGGGTGGCGGGCACCGATCTGCTGCCCACGTTCGCCGCGACGGCCCCGCTCGACGTGTTCGGCATGAAGGTCACGAACCTGCCCGCCAAGCTCGGCCTGGCCGGGGAGATGGAGGCGTTCGAGGACCTGCCGCAGGCCGCCATGCACGCCGAGCTGGCCCGGCGCAGGGTCTACCTGCACCCCTACCGCTGGACCTCGCTCGGCCTGTCGCTCATCGAGGCCATGATGATCGGCATGCCGGTCGTCGCGCTCGCCACCACCGAAGCCGTGGAGGCGGTGCCGCCGGAGGCCGGGGTCGTCTCCACCAAACTGCCCACGCTGCTGCGGGCACTCCACCGGTTCGCCGCCGAGCCCGAGCTCGCCGTACAGGCGGGCAAGGCCGCCCGCTCGGCCGCCCTGGCCCGCTACAACCTCGACCGCTTCCTCACCGACTGGGACCGCCTCCTCGGCGAGCTCGTCCCCGGATGA
- a CDS encoding ABC transporter permease, with protein MSLIPASLLIFTRQMRLSLRSPAWPIIGLFQPALYLAFLGPLLVRVAGAGVDGLPAGAAWRFFVPGLLIQLGLFGPLFAGLSIIADLRSGVFERMRVTPVSRFALLAGRVMRDTVVLLVQTAVLLAVAYAFGLRAPVAGLLLMFLFVAAIAVGLSALSHGLGLLVRQEESFTPLLNAAAIPLLLLSGVLLPMTLAPQWLDILSRLTPFRYVIDGMRSALYGDYGSSAVAVGAGVALATAACCLALGARLFARRNA; from the coding sequence GTGTCCCTCATCCCTGCGAGCCTGCTGATCTTCACACGCCAGATGCGGCTGTCGCTGCGCTCCCCGGCGTGGCCGATCATCGGGCTGTTCCAGCCGGCGCTCTATCTGGCGTTCCTCGGCCCGCTCCTGGTCAGGGTCGCCGGGGCGGGCGTCGACGGCCTGCCCGCCGGGGCGGCGTGGCGCTTCTTCGTGCCCGGTCTGCTGATCCAGCTCGGCCTGTTCGGCCCCTTGTTCGCGGGCCTGTCGATCATCGCCGACCTGCGATCGGGGGTGTTCGAGCGGATGCGGGTCACTCCGGTGAGCCGGTTCGCTCTGCTCGCCGGCCGGGTCATGAGGGACACGGTGGTCCTGCTCGTACAGACGGCGGTCCTGCTCGCGGTGGCGTACGCGTTCGGCCTGCGCGCCCCCGTCGCCGGTCTCCTCCTGATGTTCCTCTTCGTCGCGGCCATCGCGGTCGGGCTGTCCGCCCTGTCTCACGGGCTCGGCCTGCTCGTGCGCCAGGAGGAGTCGTTCACGCCCCTGCTCAACGCGGCGGCCATCCCGCTGCTGCTCCTGTCGGGGGTCCTGCTCCCGATGACGCTCGCGCCCCAATGGCTCGACATCCTCTCCCGGCTCACTCCGTTCCGTTACGTCATCGACGGCATGCGCAGCGCCTTGTACGGCGATTACGGCAGTTCGGCCGTCGCGGTGGGCGCCGGGGTCGCCCTCGCCACCGCCGCGTGCTGCCTGGCGCTCGGCGCCCGCCTTTTCGCCAGGAGGAACGCCTGA
- a CDS encoding helix-turn-helix domain-containing protein, producing MENASFGTALRNLRRERGLSLASLSALTHYSKGYLSRIETGERPPTPLVARRCDEVLRAEGALAGLVPARHRQPGGFLRPAQLPAAPRAFAGRSAALAEIDDTQQGHQVVIVSGPAGVGKTATALHWSHRAAHRFPDGCLFVDLRGFDPTGVPAEPADVLARFLRDLGCSPASIPAGLEPRSVLLRTLLDGRRTLIVVDNAATSGQVRPLIPGSAGCRLVVTSRSRLSGLVVRDGAARVVLAPLPEHEALDQLGRAIGGRRVAEEPEAAAEIARRCGYLPLALRIAAERAQARPSLRLTTLAAELAATRGVLDLLATTEDEATTVRSVLSWSYRALAPDAARMFRLLGLHHGGDLGVPAAAALAGTGHRQARRLLDALAAVHLLEETGGGRYRFHDLVRLYAADCAEADESPEDRSAAVHRLLTWCLDAAGRQPARDDAPGRLDTEGGNPATAHGDPDDLDEALERCEQALAILRRAGDRASGCACLNDSGDV from the coding sequence ATGGAGAACGCGTCGTTTGGGACCGCACTCCGGAATCTACGCAGGGAACGCGGCCTTTCCCTGGCATCGCTGTCGGCGTTGACCCACTACAGCAAGGGCTACCTGAGCAGGATCGAGACGGGCGAACGCCCGCCCACGCCGCTGGTGGCCAGGCGCTGCGACGAGGTGCTCCGGGCCGAGGGCGCCCTTGCCGGGCTCGTCCCGGCGCGGCACCGGCAGCCCGGAGGTTTCCTTCGTCCGGCACAGCTTCCGGCGGCCCCCCGCGCCTTCGCCGGCCGCTCGGCCGCGCTCGCCGAAATCGACGACACGCAGCAGGGCCACCAGGTGGTGATCGTTTCCGGCCCCGCCGGTGTGGGCAAGACGGCGACGGCGCTCCACTGGTCGCATCGCGCCGCCCACCGGTTCCCGGACGGATGCCTGTTCGTGGACCTGCGCGGCTTCGACCCGACCGGCGTGCCGGCCGAGCCGGCCGACGTGCTCGCCCGGTTCCTCCGTGATCTCGGGTGCTCCCCCGCGTCCATACCGGCCGGGCTGGAGCCGCGGTCCGTCCTGCTGCGCACCCTTCTGGACGGCAGGCGTACGTTGATCGTCGTGGACAACGCGGCCACGTCCGGCCAGGTGCGTCCGCTGATCCCCGGCTCGGCCGGATGCCGGCTGGTGGTGACCAGCCGGAGCCGGCTGTCCGGCCTGGTCGTCAGGGATGGCGCCGCGCGCGTCGTGCTCGCGCCGCTGCCGGAGCACGAGGCGCTGGACCAGCTCGGCCGCGCCATCGGCGGCCGGCGTGTCGCGGAGGAGCCCGAGGCCGCGGCGGAGATCGCCAGGAGGTGCGGCTATCTGCCGCTGGCGCTGCGGATCGCGGCGGAACGGGCGCAGGCACGCCCGTCGCTGCGGCTGACGACGCTCGCCGCCGAGCTCGCGGCCACCCGCGGGGTGCTGGATCTGCTGGCCACCACGGAAGACGAGGCGACCACCGTGCGATCGGTGCTCTCCTGGTCCTACCGCGCGCTCGCGCCGGACGCCGCCCGCATGTTCCGGCTGCTCGGCCTGCATCACGGAGGCGATCTCGGTGTTCCGGCGGCCGCCGCGCTGGCCGGGACCGGTCACCGGCAGGCGCGGCGGCTGCTCGACGCGCTGGCCGCCGTCCACCTGCTGGAGGAGACCGGCGGTGGCCGCTACCGCTTCCACGACCTGGTCCGGCTGTACGCCGCCGACTGCGCCGAGGCCGACGAATCGCCCGAGGACCGGTCGGCCGCGGTGCACCGGCTGCTCACGTGGTGTCTGGACGCCGCAGGCCGGCAGCCGGCGCGTGACGACGCCCCCGGCCGGCTCGACACCGAGGGCGGGAACCCGGCCACGGCGCACGGCGACCCGGACGATCTCGACGAGGCGCTGGAACGTTGCGAACAGGCCCTGGCGATCCTGCGCCGCGCCGGCGACCGGGCGTCCGGATGCGCCTGTCTGAACGACTCCGGCGACGTCTGA
- a CDS encoding glycosyltransferase family 2 protein: MTTELTRETNPASTKEPHQEAGPAVTVVIPTIGRESLAATLAAVGPGPEIVVVDDRPGDRPEPLPVPGRVRVLRSGGRGPAAARNVGWRAAATPWVVFLDDDVVPGPGWVRTLTEDLARLPQDVGGSQGRLEVPLPPGRRPTDAERNTAGLAGADWITADMAYRRTALEAAGGFDERFPGAYREDADLALRVERAGFSLVKGERLTRHPVRDDGFWSSVRFQRGNASDALMRHLHGPGWRAAIGGHGGRLGRHALTTGMGLLALAAAGGRRRRLAAVAGLAWLGLTAEFARVRIAPGPRTPEEIARMAVTSVVIPPVACAHRIRGEIAVRTGRRS; the protein is encoded by the coding sequence ATGACGACCGAGCTGACCCGGGAGACGAACCCGGCTTCCACCAAGGAGCCGCACCAAGAGGCGGGACCGGCCGTCACGGTCGTGATCCCGACGATCGGGCGTGAGAGCCTGGCCGCCACGCTCGCGGCCGTCGGCCCCGGCCCCGAGATCGTCGTCGTGGACGACCGGCCGGGTGATCGCCCGGAGCCGCTGCCGGTGCCCGGCCGCGTACGCGTGCTCAGGTCGGGCGGGCGGGGCCCGGCCGCCGCGCGCAACGTGGGATGGCGGGCCGCAGCGACGCCGTGGGTGGTGTTCCTGGACGACGACGTGGTGCCGGGCCCCGGGTGGGTCCGCACGCTGACGGAGGACCTCGCCCGCCTGCCCCAGGACGTCGGCGGGAGCCAGGGGCGGCTGGAGGTGCCGCTGCCGCCTGGCCGTCGTCCGACCGACGCGGAACGCAACACCGCCGGGCTGGCCGGCGCCGACTGGATCACCGCCGACATGGCCTACCGCAGGACCGCCCTGGAGGCGGCCGGCGGCTTCGACGAGCGTTTCCCCGGGGCCTACCGGGAGGACGCCGACCTCGCGCTGCGCGTCGAGCGGGCGGGATTCTCCCTGGTCAAGGGGGAGCGGCTGACCCGTCACCCCGTGCGTGACGACGGCTTCTGGTCCAGCGTGCGTTTCCAGCGCGGCAACGCGTCGGACGCGCTCATGCGGCACCTGCACGGCCCCGGCTGGCGGGCGGCCATCGGCGGCCACGGCGGCAGGCTCGGGCGGCACGCCCTCACCACCGGCATGGGCCTGCTCGCGCTCGCCGCCGCCGGGGGGCGTCGCAGGCGCCTGGCCGCCGTCGCGGGGCTGGCCTGGCTCGGCCTCACCGCCGAGTTCGCCCGGGTGCGCATCGCCCCCGGGCCGCGTACGCCGGAGGAGATCGCGCGCATGGCCGTGACCAGCGTGGTCATCCCTCCGGTGGCCTGCGCGCACCGGATCAGGGGCGAGATCGCGGTCCGGACGGGGAGGCGCTCGTGA
- a CDS encoding glycosyltransferase family 9 protein gives MIGTALVVRPDNAGDVLLAGPAVRAIAAGAREVVLLAGPYGRAAAELLPGVGRVLEWRAPWIDADPVPMTSEHAARLVEQVRAVGPDVAVVFTSFHQSALPTALLLRLAGVPRIAAISEDYPGSLLDVRHVVDESVHVPEPERMLGLARAAGFDLPPGDDGRLAVRGPLPDVQHLTGPPGYVVVHPGTTAPARAWPAERWAEAVEALLAAGERVVVTGSPGERALTALVSGSALVSGSVIGAGSAIDLGGATTFAELAAVLAGASAVVAANTGPAHLAAAVGTPVVSLFAPVVPAARWAPYGVPTVVLGDQDAPCRGSRARICPVPGHPCLASVGGEQVARAVRRLMPAGELMPPEEAVKERVP, from the coding sequence GTGATCGGGACCGCTCTGGTGGTGCGGCCCGACAACGCGGGCGACGTGCTGCTCGCGGGGCCCGCCGTGCGCGCGATCGCCGCCGGGGCGCGGGAGGTCGTGCTGCTCGCCGGTCCGTACGGCAGGGCCGCGGCCGAACTGCTGCCCGGCGTCGGCCGCGTGCTGGAATGGCGGGCCCCGTGGATCGACGCCGACCCGGTGCCGATGACCTCCGAGCACGCGGCCCGCCTGGTGGAGCAGGTCCGTGCGGTCGGCCCGGACGTGGCCGTCGTCTTCACGTCCTTCCACCAGTCGGCGCTGCCCACGGCCCTGCTGCTCCGGCTGGCCGGAGTGCCGCGGATCGCCGCGATCAGCGAGGACTATCCCGGTTCCCTGCTCGACGTGCGGCACGTCGTGGACGAGAGCGTGCACGTCCCCGAGCCCGAGCGGATGCTCGGCCTCGCCCGCGCCGCCGGCTTCGACCTCCCGCCGGGCGACGACGGGCGGCTCGCCGTGCGCGGTCCGCTGCCGGATGTGCAGCACCTCACCGGCCCGCCCGGTTATGTGGTGGTGCATCCCGGCACGACCGCGCCGGCGAGGGCGTGGCCCGCCGAGCGCTGGGCGGAGGCGGTCGAGGCGCTGCTGGCCGCGGGCGAGCGGGTCGTCGTCACCGGCAGCCCCGGCGAGCGGGCGCTGACCGCGCTCGTCTCCGGATCCGCCCTCGTCTCTGGGTCCGTGATCGGCGCCGGCTCCGCGATCGATCTGGGCGGGGCGACCACGTTCGCCGAGCTCGCCGCCGTGCTGGCCGGGGCGTCGGCGGTGGTCGCCGCCAACACCGGCCCCGCCCATCTCGCGGCGGCCGTCGGCACGCCCGTGGTCAGCCTGTTCGCGCCGGTCGTGCCCGCCGCCCGCTGGGCGCCGTACGGCGTGCCCACGGTGGTGCTCGGCGACCAGGACGCCCCCTGCCGGGGGAGCAGGGCGCGGATCTGCCCCGTGCCCGGCCATCCGTGCCTGGCCTCGGTCGGTGGCGAGCAGGTGGCCCGGGCGGTGCGCCGCCTCATGCCGGCCGGGGAGCTCATG
- a CDS encoding ATP-binding cassette domain-containing protein codes for MIEATGLAHTFRVGGRQVEAVRGVDFEVRPGEIIGFLGPNGAGKTTTMRILTTLLKPTAGRAVVVGADVGADPGAVRRRIGYVAQSGGTDGNCRVAEELVTQARLYGIAKQDAVRRAADLCERLDLTGLADRPIRTLSGGQRRRTDIALGLVHQPPLVFLDEPSVGLDPQSRSDLWAHIRRLRDDLDTTVFLSTHYLDEADTLCDRILVMNHGRIIAEGTPDALKRRISGDVISLTLGGDADRAKAVLAECPGLDEIAVSGQTVRLTARGGEQALVWLLRTADQADLDLRSVNIARPTLDDVFLALTGSSLKENPS; via the coding sequence ATCATCGAGGCCACAGGGCTGGCCCATACCTTCAGGGTCGGCGGCCGGCAGGTCGAGGCGGTCCGGGGCGTCGACTTCGAGGTGCGCCCCGGCGAGATCATCGGGTTCCTGGGGCCGAACGGCGCAGGGAAGACCACGACGATGCGCATCCTCACCACGCTGCTCAAGCCCACCGCGGGCCGGGCGGTCGTCGTCGGCGCCGACGTGGGCGCCGACCCCGGCGCCGTCCGACGGCGTATCGGCTACGTGGCGCAGTCCGGCGGCACCGACGGAAACTGCCGGGTGGCCGAGGAGCTGGTCACCCAGGCGCGGCTGTACGGCATCGCGAAGCAGGACGCGGTGCGCCGCGCCGCCGACCTGTGCGAGCGCCTCGACCTGACCGGGCTCGCGGACCGGCCGATCAGGACGCTGTCGGGCGGGCAGCGGCGGCGCACCGACATCGCCCTCGGGCTCGTCCACCAACCGCCGCTGGTCTTCCTGGACGAGCCGTCCGTCGGCCTGGACCCGCAGAGCCGCAGCGACCTGTGGGCGCACATCCGCCGCCTGCGGGACGACCTCGACACGACGGTCTTCCTCAGCACGCACTACCTCGACGAGGCCGACACGCTCTGCGACCGGATCCTGGTGATGAACCATGGGCGGATCATCGCGGAGGGCACCCCCGACGCCCTCAAGCGCCGGATCTCCGGCGACGTGATCAGCCTGACCCTCGGCGGCGACGCCGACCGGGCGAAGGCGGTGCTCGCCGAGTGCCCCGGGCTGGACGAGATCGCCGTGTCCGGGCAGACCGTACGGCTCACGGCGCGCGGCGGCGAGCAGGCGCTCGTCTGGCTGCTGCGGACGGCGGACCAGGCGGACCTCGACCTGCGCTCCGTCAACATCGCCCGGCCGACGCTGGACGACGTCTTCCTTGCCCTGACCGGTTCCTCGCTCAAGGAGAACCCCTCGTGA